A DNA window from Microcystis aeruginosa NIES-843 contains the following coding sequences:
- the folD gene encoding bifunctional methylenetetrahydrofolate dehydrogenase/methenyltetrahydrofolate cyclohydrolase FolD — MSVTTCQILDGKALAQKIQLGLGERIQTLKSPMGRPPGLAVLMVGDNPASAVYVRNKEKACTKIGMASFGRHFSTDTSELEILAEIVRLNQDERVDGILIQLPLPKHLDAVSLLYQIDPKKDADGLHPLNLGGLVRGEDCIRSCTPAGVMALLKEYNIPIAGKHAVVVGRSILVGKPLALMLLEENATVTIAHSRTENLAEITRSADILVPAVGKANLITKDMVKPGAVVVDVGINRVADRLVGDVDYAGVLEVASYLTPVPGGVGPMTVAMLLKNTLLSYERKL; from the coding sequence ATGTCCGTAACTACTTGCCAAATTCTCGACGGGAAAGCCTTAGCTCAAAAAATCCAACTTGGTCTAGGAGAGCGCATCCAGACGCTAAAATCTCCAATGGGACGACCTCCGGGGTTAGCGGTGTTGATGGTGGGGGATAATCCCGCTAGTGCCGTTTATGTCCGCAATAAGGAGAAAGCTTGTACTAAAATCGGTATGGCCTCTTTTGGTCGTCATTTTTCCACCGATACAAGTGAACTAGAAATTTTAGCGGAAATTGTCCGTCTCAATCAAGATGAGCGGGTGGACGGGATTTTAATTCAATTACCCTTACCTAAGCATTTAGATGCGGTTTCCCTTCTCTACCAAATTGACCCGAAAAAAGATGCTGATGGTTTACATCCTCTCAATTTAGGCGGTTTAGTGCGGGGTGAGGACTGTATCCGCAGTTGTACTCCTGCGGGGGTCATGGCACTCCTGAAAGAATATAATATTCCCATAGCTGGTAAGCACGCGGTGGTGGTGGGTCGCAGTATTCTAGTGGGGAAACCTTTAGCTTTAATGTTATTGGAGGAAAACGCTACGGTGACTATTGCTCACTCGCGCACGGAAAATCTGGCAGAAATAACCAGAAGTGCCGATATTTTAGTACCTGCTGTCGGTAAAGCCAATTTAATCACTAAAGATATGGTAAAACCTGGTGCAGTGGTGGTGGATGTGGGGATTAATCGCGTCGCTGACCGTTTGGTGGGCGATGTGGACTATGCTGGGGTTTTAGAAGTGGCTAGTTATCTTACTCCTGTCCCCGGGGGTGTCGGTCCGATGACGGTGGCAATGTTATTAAAAAATACCTTGTTAAGTTACGAACGCAAGTTATAA
- a CDS encoding nucleic acid-binding protein yields MSIQTRVARISSLLLLLGLFGCSTLADLGIAVPYIGDPPLTAIEQLQEKPKGTLVYLRGTVSNYAPFLAGGAYLLQDKSGKIWIRTNSNKLPRQGEEIVIKGKIDFEAIPQGSQTVNELYVVELEQMDAVAVNSLPTPSPSPEIKPSPTSEVKPPENNSPPVSTKPLENPRQVTIPSAAETKPPETPVVTPVKPNPPVQPVAEAIPPKPPAVVKPVPDPLDAFFLPHKQSEKNSKQ; encoded by the coding sequence ATGTCTATTCAGACTCGTGTAGCGCGCATCAGCAGTTTATTATTATTGCTAGGGTTATTCGGTTGTAGTACCCTTGCTGACCTAGGTATTGCCGTTCCCTACATCGGTGATCCTCCCCTAACAGCGATCGAGCAATTACAGGAAAAACCAAAAGGCACTTTAGTTTATCTTAGGGGAACCGTGAGCAATTATGCCCCTTTTTTAGCGGGAGGAGCCTATCTTTTGCAGGATAAGTCTGGTAAGATTTGGATTCGCACCAATAGCAATAAATTACCCCGTCAAGGCGAAGAAATCGTCATTAAGGGCAAAATTGACTTTGAAGCTATTCCCCAGGGTTCCCAAACCGTTAACGAATTGTATGTGGTGGAATTAGAACAGATGGATGCAGTAGCGGTTAATTCTCTTCCTACTCCCTCCCCGTCCCCAGAAATTAAACCCTCCCCCACCTCAGAAGTTAAACCCCCAGAAAACAATTCTCCCCCGGTTTCAACTAAACCCCTCGAAAATCCCCGACAGGTGACAATTCCCAGCGCAGCTGAAACGAAACCCCCAGAAACTCCCGTCGTTACCCCCGTTAAACCCAATCCACCCGTGCAACCCGTCGCAGAAGCGATTCCCCCCAAACCCCCCGCAGTGGTTAAACCCGTCCCAGACCCCCTCGATGCCTTCTTTTTACCCCATAAACAAAGCGAGAAAAACAGTAAACAGTAA
- a CDS encoding NUDIX hydrolase, whose product MIFVALAILEQDGRFLMQLRDDIPTILYPGVWGLFGGHLEAGESPEIGLKRELKEEINYEAPSLRYFRSYNDDNLSRYLYHVPLTLGLEKLVQTEGQDLALLPPAAIRQGEYYSEKINQTRSLGKIHRQILLDFLEVEL is encoded by the coding sequence ATGATATTTGTTGCTTTGGCGATTTTGGAACAGGACGGTCGATTTTTAATGCAGTTGCGCGACGACATCCCGACGATTCTCTATCCGGGGGTGTGGGGTTTATTTGGTGGTCACTTAGAAGCGGGTGAAAGTCCAGAAATAGGGTTAAAACGAGAGTTAAAAGAAGAAATTAACTACGAAGCGCCTAGTTTACGCTATTTTCGCTCTTATAACGATGATAATCTCTCTCGTTATCTTTATCATGTACCCCTGACCTTGGGATTAGAAAAATTAGTGCAAACAGAAGGACAAGATTTAGCTTTATTACCTCCGGCTGCCATCCGTCAAGGGGAATACTACTCCGAGAAGATTAATCAGACTCGTTCTTTAGGAAAAATTCATCGCCAGATATTACTCGATTTTCTAGAAGTAGAATTATAG
- the ctpB gene encoding carboxyl-terminal processing protease CtpB — protein sequence MNQSRPSFVSVQKLLSGGAIATLAVSSLMVLTPAAKGEKPLEDNPKAVIDQVWQIVNNEFVDRSFHQIDWQKKRQELLSRNYTNPQQAYTAIREALKELGDTYTRFLTPREFSVLTSQTSGELSGIGVRLALDKRTSDLVVVDTVKKSPAKEAGVKSGDRLIRINGKPTALMTLEQAMEALQGAVGTSVSLQLARPDRGVFEVTLTRVDIEIPSVSYTLKQEGGVKVGYIKLDEFSSHAAEQMKEAIEELSQQQVSGYVLDLRGNPGGLLFASVDIARMWMKQGKIVSTIDRRGGDRQFIANNTAITDLPLVVLVNKGSASASEILAGALKENGRATLVGTSTYGKSTVQSVHTLSDGSGLAVTIARYYPPNGENIYKKGIKPDVQIELTQEQQLRFRDDPSLVGTKDDPQYQQAISLLQSHNVKRPGTSNLNNPLSSRAE from the coding sequence ATGAACCAGTCGCGTCCCTCGTTCGTTTCCGTGCAGAAACTCCTATCTGGAGGTGCGATCGCTACCCTAGCAGTTAGTTCCCTGATGGTCCTTACCCCCGCAGCCAAAGGGGAAAAACCCTTAGAAGATAACCCGAAAGCAGTCATCGACCAGGTTTGGCAAATTGTTAATAATGAATTTGTAGATCGTAGTTTTCATCAAATCGATTGGCAAAAAAAACGTCAAGAATTGTTAAGCAGAAATTATACTAATCCCCAACAAGCTTACACGGCAATTCGGGAAGCTTTAAAGGAATTGGGTGATACTTATACCCGTTTTTTAACTCCTAGGGAATTTTCTGTCCTCACCAGTCAAACTTCCGGAGAATTATCGGGAATTGGGGTACGTTTAGCCCTTGATAAACGCACTAGCGATCTGGTCGTTGTCGATACGGTGAAAAAATCCCCCGCCAAGGAAGCAGGAGTAAAAAGCGGCGATCGCCTGATCAGAATTAATGGCAAACCCACCGCTTTAATGACCTTAGAACAAGCAATGGAAGCTCTACAGGGAGCAGTGGGTACTAGCGTTAGTTTACAGCTTGCCCGTCCCGATCGAGGGGTATTTGAAGTGACTTTGACCCGGGTAGATATCGAAATCCCCTCGGTTAGCTATACCCTTAAACAGGAAGGTGGGGTGAAAGTTGGTTATATCAAACTGGATGAATTTAGTTCCCACGCAGCCGAACAAATGAAAGAGGCGATCGAGGAATTAAGTCAACAACAGGTATCCGGCTATGTTCTCGATCTGCGGGGCAACCCCGGCGGGTTACTATTTGCTAGTGTCGATATCGCTCGTATGTGGATGAAACAGGGCAAAATCGTTAGCACCATCGATCGACGAGGCGGTGATCGCCAATTTATCGCCAATAACACCGCTATTACCGATTTACCCCTCGTGGTCTTGGTCAATAAAGGTTCCGCCAGCGCCAGCGAAATCCTCGCCGGGGCGCTGAAAGAAAATGGCCGGGCGACTTTAGTCGGTACATCGACCTATGGCAAGAGTACCGTCCAATCGGTACACACCCTCTCCGATGGTTCCGGTTTAGCGGTGACAATTGCCCGTTATTATCCCCCCAACGGCGAAAATATCTACAAAAAAGGCATTAAACCCGATGTGCAGATCGAGTTAACCCAGGAACAACAGCTGCGCTTCCGCGATGATCCTTCTTTGGTGGGAACTAAGGATGATCCCCAGTACCAACAGGCGATCTCACTCCTACAATCCCATAATGTTAAACGTCCTGGCACTAGCAATCTCAATAATCCTTTGAGTAGTCGAGCTGAATAA
- the recR gene encoding recombination mediator RecR has protein sequence MYTPPLARLIEQLQKLPGVGPKSAQRLALYILKRPEQDAIELAQAIVAAKKQVGLCQVCFHLSAEPICEICRNPNRETGTICVVADSRDVIALEKTREYSGKYHVLGGVISPMDGIGPDQLNIQSLVTRVSQKKIQEVILAISPSVEGETTTLYIGGLLKPFTKVTRIAFGLPMGGDLEYADEVTLARALEGRREL, from the coding sequence ATTTATACACCGCCTTTAGCTCGTTTGATCGAGCAGTTACAAAAATTACCCGGGGTGGGACCCAAAAGCGCTCAACGTCTGGCCCTCTATATTCTCAAACGACCGGAACAAGATGCGATCGAATTGGCCCAGGCGATCGTAGCAGCGAAAAAACAAGTAGGATTATGTCAGGTTTGTTTTCATCTTTCGGCCGAACCAATCTGCGAAATTTGCCGCAATCCTAACCGAGAAACGGGGACTATCTGTGTGGTAGCTGACTCCAGAGATGTGATTGCTTTGGAGAAAACAAGGGAATATTCGGGCAAATATCACGTTTTAGGGGGTGTCATCTCACCCATGGATGGGATTGGTCCAGATCAATTAAATATACAGTCTTTAGTCACCAGAGTCAGCCAGAAAAAAATTCAGGAAGTTATTTTAGCTATCAGTCCCAGTGTCGAAGGGGAAACCACGACTTTGTATATCGGGGGTTTACTGAAACCCTTCACTAAAGTTACCCGTATCGCTTTTGGGTTGCCGATGGGCGGCGATCTAGAATACGCTGATGAAGTAACTTTAGCGAGAGCTTTAGAAGGTCGTCGGGAATTGTAA
- a CDS encoding DUF4330 domain-containing protein, which yields MQLLDSKGRLFGKFSLLDIGAALVILLTIIGIFVVPGTSGKSTIAQVTKEPIEVDVIVRGLSVLNPNALINQFNTEKKTNIVIRNQPAGQVDIKNVKPLARNVLVPQPDGSVKVLPDPRTENYSQDMIMTLSGQAEVTDTGAVVGGQKVKIGTLIELEGDNYNFNTSVIDVRLPKRS from the coding sequence ATGCAGTTATTAGACTCAAAAGGACGTTTATTCGGTAAATTTAGCTTGCTTGATATTGGAGCAGCCTTAGTAATTTTATTGACAATTATCGGTATTTTTGTTGTACCGGGGACAAGTGGTAAAAGTACCATCGCTCAAGTTACCAAAGAACCCATAGAAGTGGATGTTATTGTCCGGGGTTTAAGTGTTCTCAATCCCAATGCTTTGATTAATCAATTCAATACCGAGAAGAAAACTAATATTGTTATTCGTAATCAACCGGCTGGTCAAGTGGATATAAAAAATGTTAAACCTTTAGCGAGAAATGTCTTAGTTCCGCAGCCGGATGGTAGTGTGAAAGTCCTACCCGATCCCCGCACGGAAAACTATTCTCAAGATATGATTATGACTCTCAGTGGTCAAGCGGAAGTTACTGATACTGGTGCGGTTGTTGGCGGTCAAAAGGTGAAAATTGGCACTTTAATCGAGTTAGAAGGAGATAATTATAATTTCAACACCAGTGTTATCGATGTCCGTTTACCAAAAAGGTCTTAG
- the speA gene encoding biosynthetic arginine decarboxylase: MAGKTQLKKQEKQLSQLDLTPSDGNNLEKVAPVKHWSIEDSENLYRIQGWGEPYFSINAAGNITVSPQGERGGSLDLYELVSAIKRRNIGLPLLIRFSDILEDRIERLNACFSRAIARYNYPNVYRGVYPIKCNQHRHIVESLVRFGKPYQFGLEAGSKPELMIALATLEPALNGKNDKTQPLLICNGYKDKEYIETALLTTRLGHRPLIVIEQLEELYLTLRVSRQLGIAPHLGVRAKLGTKGVGRWGCSTGDRAKFGLTVPEILTVVTELEQAGMLDCLQLLHYHIGSQISAISVIKDAIREASQIYVELAKLGANMTYLDVGGGLGVDYDGSKTNFYASKNYNMQNYANDIVAEVKEACEDAQISPPILISESGRAIASHQSVLVFDILGSSEVPQNPPDPCNGKEHLILRNLWETYTGIDERNYQEAYHDAGQFKEEAISLFNFGYLSLKERARAEQLYWACCHKILQVARQEDYVPDDLEDLEQIMASIYYANLSVFQSVPDSWAIDQLFPIMPIHRLDREPTQRGILADLTCDSDGKIAQFIDLRGDIKSVLELHPLEYKNGKHSPEPYYLGMFLVGAYQEIMGNLHNLFGDTNVVHIQMSPKGYDIEYLVKGDTITEVLSYVQYSAEDLLERIRLRCEQALQENRMTVEESQLLLQDYERSLRRYTYLVGGD; the protein is encoded by the coding sequence ATGGCGGGTAAAACTCAACTTAAGAAACAAGAAAAGCAATTATCTCAACTTGATCTGACCCCTTCTGACGGTAACAACCTCGAAAAAGTTGCCCCCGTCAAACATTGGTCGATCGAAGATAGCGAAAATCTCTATCGCATCCAAGGCTGGGGAGAACCCTATTTCTCGATCAATGCCGCAGGAAATATTACCGTCTCGCCTCAGGGAGAAAGGGGCGGTTCTTTGGACTTATACGAGTTAGTTTCGGCGATTAAGCGGCGAAATATCGGTTTACCCCTGTTAATTCGGTTTAGTGACATCCTTGAGGATCGGATCGAGCGCCTGAATGCCTGTTTTAGCCGAGCGATCGCCCGTTATAATTATCCCAATGTCTATCGCGGTGTCTATCCGATCAAGTGCAATCAACACCGTCACATCGTCGAGTCTTTAGTGCGTTTTGGTAAACCCTATCAATTTGGGTTGGAGGCTGGTTCAAAACCAGAGCTAATGATTGCTTTAGCTACCCTAGAACCAGCCTTAAACGGCAAAAATGACAAAACACAACCATTGCTAATTTGTAACGGCTATAAGGACAAAGAATACATCGAAACCGCTCTTTTGACCACTCGTCTCGGTCATCGGCCTTTGATTGTCATCGAACAATTGGAAGAATTATATTTAACCCTGCGGGTCAGTCGTCAGTTAGGAATTGCCCCACATTTGGGAGTGCGTGCGAAACTGGGGACAAAAGGGGTGGGCCGTTGGGGATGTTCCACGGGAGACCGGGCAAAATTCGGTTTAACCGTCCCGGAAATCTTGACGGTGGTGACGGAATTAGAACAAGCGGGGATGTTAGATTGTCTGCAACTGCTGCACTATCATATCGGGTCGCAAATCTCCGCTATTAGCGTCATTAAGGATGCTATTCGCGAAGCTAGTCAGATTTATGTGGAATTAGCGAAATTAGGGGCAAATATGACCTATCTCGATGTGGGGGGTGGTTTAGGGGTCGATTACGATGGCTCAAAAACTAACTTCTACGCCTCAAAAAACTACAATATGCAGAATTATGCCAATGATATCGTGGCCGAGGTCAAGGAAGCTTGTGAAGATGCCCAGATTTCACCCCCAATTCTCATCAGTGAAAGTGGCCGGGCGATCGCTTCTCATCAATCGGTGTTAGTCTTTGATATCTTGGGAAGTAGTGAGGTTCCCCAAAACCCTCCCGATCCCTGCAATGGGAAAGAACACCTCATCCTCCGTAATCTCTGGGAAACCTACACGGGTATCGATGAGCGCAATTATCAGGAAGCTTATCACGATGCGGGACAGTTCAAAGAGGAGGCGATTAGTCTGTTTAATTTCGGTTATCTCAGTCTCAAGGAACGAGCTAGAGCCGAACAATTGTACTGGGCTTGTTGTCACAAAATTCTGCAAGTGGCCCGACAAGAGGATTATGTTCCCGATGACTTGGAAGACTTAGAGCAAATTATGGCCTCAATTTATTATGCCAATCTCTCGGTTTTTCAGTCAGTTCCCGATAGTTGGGCGATCGATCAACTATTTCCAATTATGCCGATCCATCGTCTTGATCGAGAACCTACTCAAAGAGGAATTCTCGCCGATTTAACCTGTGATAGTGACGGGAAAATTGCCCAGTTTATCGATTTGCGCGGGGACATAAAATCAGTTTTAGAATTGCATCCGTTGGAGTACAAAAACGGGAAACATTCTCCAGAACCCTATTATCTAGGAATGTTTTTGGTGGGTGCTTATCAAGAGATTATGGGCAATTTACATAATCTTTTTGGCGATACTAACGTGGTACATATTCAGATGAGTCCCAAGGGGTACGATATCGAGTATCTAGTCAAAGGAGATACGATCACGGAAGTATTAAGTTATGTGCAGTATTCTGCGGAAGACCTGTTAGAAAGAATTCGTCTTCGTTGTGAACAAGCTTTGCAGGAAAATCGCATGACTGTGGAAGAATCCCAGTTACTACTACAGGATTATGAACGCAGTTTGCGACGTTATACCTATCTAGTGGGTGGGGATTAA
- a CDS encoding pre-peptidase C-terminal domain-containing protein: MLDQSFNLSDSNVLDDIFQLPTLVVESGLGRSDLITPVSGKSLQGMDSGFLSNSVEEYRLELENRWQSSQSLSSWLNGDDFLTGQSSFVGLPSSVDLAGNTLATARAITVGPSTTSYTDWVGSTDTNDYYRFTLANSGNFNLNLTGMTADADVLLLNSSGSVIASSTNGGTASESITRQLSAGTYYIRVYPYSGNTNYNLAVSATGGGNVDLAGNTLATARAITVGPSTTSYTDWVGSTDTNDYYRFTLANSGNFNLNLTGMTADADVLLLNSSGSLIASSTNGGTASESITRQLSAGTYYIRVYPYSGNTNYNLAVSAGGSDWFSQNLRDAGLISTARSLAADGNLSRNDMISIFRNAEDGSVIDATELTDLRTIVSNASRFTMQNPVVFLSNSIANGNTANQWWTGGGSTRQTLGNLYAGSSATQMERLIGKWFLGLDRPTAASGTTYRSCSGSLLQSGVSYQDINQGNLGDCYLLAALAGTAYRTPSTIQNMFTDNGDGTFTVRFFRNGVANYVTVDRYLPTTASGSFYYANRDRGLLYNNTGNELWVALAERAYAQINESGWIGQDNTNSYAGINGGWSDTTVQQITGRNTVRDYTLDNSDRTAVINAFNAGRIVFLNWAGHALTLVGYNPTTQLFTIYNPWGHADNFTWNQIINGTGTGHEQRFTDWSYTTT, translated from the coding sequence ATGCTTGACCAAAGTTTCAACCTATCAGACAGCAATGTTTTAGATGATATCTTCCAGTTACCAACCCTTGTCGTGGAATCAGGTTTAGGACGCTCCGATTTGATTACCCCTGTTTCCGGTAAAAGTCTCCAGGGCATGGATTCTGGCTTTTTAAGCAATTCTGTGGAAGAATACCGGCTAGAACTAGAAAATCGCTGGCAATCATCCCAATCCCTTTCCTCTTGGCTTAACGGCGATGATTTTTTAACAGGTCAAAGTAGTTTTGTGGGTCTTCCCAGTTCTGTTGACCTAGCCGGCAATACCCTCGCCACAGCCAGAGCGATTACAGTCGGTCCCAGCACCACCAGTTACACCGATTGGGTAGGAAGCACCGATACCAACGATTACTATCGTTTCACCCTCGCTAATTCTGGTAACTTTAATCTCAATCTAACCGGAATGACCGCCGATGCGGACGTGCTACTGTTAAATAGTAGCGGTTCTGTCATTGCCTCCTCTACTAACGGTGGTACGGCTTCTGAGAGCATTACCCGTCAGTTGAGTGCAGGCACCTACTACATTCGTGTCTATCCCTATAGTGGCAATACCAACTATAATCTCGCTGTTTCGGCTACTGGCGGTGGTAATGTTGACCTAGCCGGCAATACCCTCGCCACAGCCAGAGCGATTACAGTCGGTCCCAGCACCACCAGTTACACCGATTGGGTAGGAAGCACCGATACCAACGATTACTATCGTTTCACCCTCGCTAATTCTGGTAACTTTAATCTCAATCTAACCGGAATGACCGCCGATGCGGACGTGCTACTGTTAAATAGTAGCGGTTCTCTGATTGCCTCCTCTACTAACGGTGGTACGGCTTCTGAGAGCATTACCCGTCAGTTGAGTGCAGGCACCTACTACATTCGTGTCTATCCCTATAGTGGCAATACCAACTATAATCTCGCTGTTTCGGCTGGTGGAAGTGACTGGTTTAGTCAAAATCTGCGCGATGCAGGATTGATCAGTACAGCACGTTCTCTCGCTGCGGATGGTAACCTTAGCCGCAATGATATGATTAGCATTTTCCGTAATGCTGAAGATGGTAGTGTCATTGATGCCACTGAGTTAACGGATTTGCGTACCATTGTTAGTAATGCTAGTCGCTTTACCATGCAGAACCCTGTGGTATTTCTCTCGAATAGCATCGCGAATGGCAATACCGCTAACCAATGGTGGACTGGTGGTGGTTCTACCCGTCAAACATTAGGCAACCTCTATGCTGGCAGTAGTGCAACCCAAATGGAACGATTGATTGGAAAATGGTTCTTGGGATTAGATCGTCCAACGGCTGCCAGTGGAACAACTTACCGTTCTTGCAGTGGTTCACTGCTCCAAAGTGGCGTTAGCTATCAAGATATCAATCAAGGTAATCTAGGTGATTGTTACCTCCTAGCTGCTTTAGCAGGAACAGCTTACCGTACTCCTAGTACCATTCAAAATATGTTCACCGACAACGGTGACGGTACCTTTACCGTGCGTTTCTTCCGCAATGGGGTAGCTAACTATGTAACAGTCGATCGTTACTTACCAACGACTGCTTCTGGCTCTTTCTATTATGCCAACCGGGATCGGGGTTTGCTTTATAACAATACTGGAAATGAATTATGGGTGGCCCTCGCTGAACGAGCCTATGCTCAAATTAATGAATCGGGTTGGATTGGACAAGATAACACCAACTCCTACGCAGGAATTAACGGAGGTTGGTCGGATACGACGGTTCAGCAGATTACAGGGCGCAACACTGTCCGTGATTATACCTTAGACAATAGCGATCGCACGGCTGTGATTAATGCCTTTAATGCCGGTCGAATTGTCTTCCTTAACTGGGCAGGTCATGCTCTCACCTTAGTTGGTTACAATCCAACAACTCAACTGTTTACTATCTATAATCCTTGGGGTCATGCTGATAATTTCACTTGGAATCAAATTATCAATGGCACAGGAACGGGGCATGAACAACGCTTCACAGATTGGAGCTATACCACGACCTAA
- a CDS encoding ISL3-like element ISMae37 family transposase codes for MWINFDQLLDLPNVTVVNYQKIDETIFLKLALLNETIECPNCHQTLDRINQTEYNLVRDLSILGNRVYLEVPRRQFHCQKCQKYISERLSFMRLRQHHTIRYESMIYERVKNCSIEEISREEGLGWSEVELIFNHCAKELEKEEWEAPERISLDEFSNLKGHKDFITTVVDLDKKILLDVIKGHKQEELMEALKAQPEAVREKVKEVSVDMWSGFTAVIKELFPNAKIIYDRFHVMAIINDELNKLRKLMGVHEKGLPHLLWKNKEDLKDEQKQQLEVILKEHPCLGIAWEMKEEIRQIYQSSRTFRGAERKLEKWIRIGGILYESGASMIQKHLQGICNYFENHTTNGLIEGMNTKIKLIKRMSYGFTNFQHLRLKLFACFNS; via the coding sequence ATGTGGATAAATTTTGATCAACTCCTCGATTTACCAAATGTAACAGTGGTCAATTATCAAAAAATTGATGAGACAATTTTCCTAAAGCTCGCTCTTTTAAATGAAACAATTGAATGTCCGAATTGCCATCAAACCTTGGACAGAATCAATCAGACAGAGTATAATCTAGTCAGAGATTTGTCAATATTAGGCAATCGAGTATATTTGGAAGTACCACGCCGCCAGTTTCATTGTCAAAAGTGCCAAAAGTATATCAGCGAAAGACTAAGTTTTATGAGATTAAGACAGCATCATACAATTCGCTATGAATCGATGATTTATGAGAGAGTAAAAAATTGTAGTATCGAAGAAATAAGTCGAGAAGAAGGGTTAGGATGGTCAGAAGTTGAGTTAATATTTAATCACTGTGCTAAAGAACTAGAAAAGGAAGAGTGGGAAGCACCAGAACGAATAAGCTTAGATGAATTTAGTAACTTAAAAGGACACAAAGATTTCATAACAACGGTCGTAGATCTGGACAAGAAAATTTTACTAGATGTGATTAAAGGACATAAGCAAGAAGAATTAATGGAAGCCTTAAAAGCACAGCCAGAGGCAGTTCGGGAGAAGGTGAAAGAAGTGAGCGTCGATATGTGGTCAGGATTTACAGCAGTGATCAAGGAATTATTTCCTAATGCTAAAATCATCTATGATCGTTTTCATGTAATGGCTATCATCAATGACGAGCTTAATAAATTGAGAAAATTAATGGGGGTGCATGAAAAAGGATTACCTCATTTATTATGGAAGAATAAAGAGGACTTAAAAGACGAGCAAAAACAACAACTAGAAGTTATCCTGAAAGAACATCCCTGCTTGGGAATAGCCTGGGAAATGAAAGAAGAAATTAGACAAATTTATCAAAGTAGTAGAACGTTCAGAGGTGCTGAGAGAAAATTGGAAAAATGGATAAGAATAGGCGGAATATTATATGAAAGTGGTGCCAGCATGATCCAGAAGCATTTGCAGGGTATTTGTAATTACTTTGAAAATCATACAACCAACGGATTAATTGAGGGAATGAATACCAAAATAAAGCTTATTAAAAGAATGAGTTATGGATTTACCAATTTTCAACATCTTCGACTTAAGCTGTTTGCTTGCTTTAATTCATAA